In one window of Nitrospira sp. DNA:
- a CDS encoding PAS domain S-box protein produces the protein MSVHQHRARRRRDHRLDPSIINVLPANIAVLDAQGTILAVNESWERFAAANGFTGEGYGVGLNYLHICDAAGTQPDALHVAQGIRHILDGTIRAFSYEYESSSPTLRRWFRVIVTPMQGSRSYGAVVMHINVSDLKQAEAAMHQSEVRLRAIVDTAVDGIVVINERGSIESINPAVTRMFGYTSNQLLGQNVKLLMPDPYHTEHDRYLTNYLQSGQKKVIGIGREVLGLRNDGVSFPIELAVSEMLVDGARKFTGIVRDISSRKQAEAQFRQVVESAPNGMLMIDPLGNITLVNKQVETMFGYSREEMLGRPVEMLIPERFRPNHPAHRVGYFSAPSSRAMGAGRELFGLHKNGQEFPVELGLNPIDTPNGKLALASIVDITMRKRTESALSKAAQDLEWKNWEISEARDQAVKAGQAKTDFLATMSHEIRTPMNGVLGMTTLLLDTALSTEQRDYLQTLRHSSESLLRIINDILDFSKIEAGKFTIEQIPFDLRMTIEDTLDMLAPASQDRHLELVGLIDAQTPRTVIGDPGRIRQVLTNLLGNAIKFTEQGEVLIQVLPLDEDPTFVMLRFEVIDTGIGLSPEAQARMFQAFTQADSSTARKYGGTGLGLTICKRLVELMGGEIGLQSMPGLGTRIWFTVRFALQADAAPPVMPPLTSNDFAGRRVCLVDDNPTNRSLLQYHVSAWNMHHESAVDAPSALALLRQAAADGTPFDLAIIDMHMPDIGGLELCRLIKDDPSIRSTHLIVLTAFGQRGDSIAAKEAGASAYLPKPVRERQLADCIRLILGRTDTGESSTPLITRHTMSEAQAQAAQRLLVVDDNPVNQKVALKMLEKLGYRVDVAGNGMEALAAVCRHQYPLVFMDCQMPELDGLETTRLIRSQEQAGTHLPIIAMTANAMAGDRENCLKAGMDDFISKPIVPDQLREILSRWLPSARLTPPQKSFAPPDTGNAA, from the coding sequence ATGTCTGTCCACCAACATCGCGCCAGACGTCGTCGGGACCATAGACTCGACCCTAGCATCATCAACGTGCTGCCGGCCAATATCGCCGTGCTCGACGCGCAGGGCACGATTCTCGCGGTCAACGAGTCCTGGGAACGGTTCGCAGCCGCGAACGGCTTTACCGGCGAGGGCTACGGCGTCGGCCTCAACTATCTCCACATCTGCGATGCGGCGGGAACTCAGCCCGACGCCCTGCACGTGGCCCAGGGGATCCGGCACATTCTGGACGGCACCATCCGCGCCTTCTCCTACGAATACGAGAGCTCGAGTCCTACACTCCGACGCTGGTTCCGGGTCATCGTCACCCCGATGCAGGGCAGCCGGAGCTACGGCGCCGTGGTCATGCACATCAACGTATCGGACCTCAAACAGGCGGAAGCCGCCATGCATCAGAGCGAGGTCCGGTTGCGGGCGATCGTCGACACCGCGGTGGACGGTATCGTCGTCATCAACGAACGGGGCAGCATCGAATCGATCAATCCCGCCGTCACGCGCATGTTCGGGTACACCTCGAACCAGCTCCTGGGACAGAACGTGAAACTCCTCATGCCCGACCCCTACCACACGGAACACGACCGGTACCTGACCAATTATTTGCAGTCGGGCCAGAAAAAGGTCATCGGCATCGGTCGTGAAGTGCTGGGACTTCGCAATGACGGCGTGTCATTTCCCATTGAGTTGGCCGTGAGTGAAATGCTCGTCGACGGCGCCAGAAAGTTTACCGGTATCGTGCGCGACATTTCCTCCCGCAAACAGGCCGAGGCCCAGTTCCGTCAAGTAGTGGAATCCGCGCCGAACGGCATGTTGATGATCGATCCCCTCGGCAACATCACGCTGGTCAACAAGCAGGTCGAAACCATGTTCGGCTACAGCCGCGAGGAGATGCTCGGCCGGCCGGTCGAAATGCTGATTCCGGAGCGGTTTCGCCCCAACCATCCGGCGCATCGCGTCGGATACTTCTCCGCCCCGTCGTCACGCGCCATGGGAGCCGGCCGGGAACTCTTCGGCCTGCATAAGAACGGGCAGGAGTTTCCCGTCGAGCTCGGACTCAATCCGATCGATACGCCGAACGGGAAACTGGCGCTGGCATCCATCGTCGACATCACCATGCGAAAACGCACCGAAAGCGCGCTGTCGAAAGCGGCCCAGGATCTCGAATGGAAGAACTGGGAGATCTCGGAAGCCCGCGATCAGGCCGTCAAAGCCGGGCAGGCCAAGACCGATTTCCTGGCCACGATGAGCCACGAAATCCGCACCCCGATGAACGGGGTACTCGGCATGACGACCTTGCTGCTCGATACCGCCCTGAGCACCGAACAGCGTGATTATTTGCAGACCCTCCGGCATTCCAGCGAATCGCTGCTGAGGATCATCAACGACATTCTGGACTTTTCGAAAATCGAGGCCGGGAAATTTACCATCGAACAGATCCCGTTCGACCTCCGCATGACCATCGAAGATACGTTGGACATGCTGGCGCCCGCCTCCCAGGACCGTCATTTGGAGCTCGTCGGACTCATCGACGCCCAAACACCGCGGACCGTCATCGGCGATCCGGGGCGTATTCGACAGGTCCTGACCAACCTGCTGGGCAACGCGATCAAATTCACCGAACAGGGCGAAGTGTTGATCCAAGTTCTCCCGCTGGATGAAGATCCGACCTTCGTCATGCTCCGTTTCGAAGTGATCGATACCGGCATCGGCCTCAGCCCGGAAGCCCAGGCGAGAATGTTTCAGGCGTTTACCCAGGCCGACAGTTCGACCGCCCGCAAGTACGGCGGAACGGGTCTCGGCCTGACGATCTGCAAACGGTTGGTCGAGCTGATGGGCGGAGAAATCGGGCTGCAATCGATGCCGGGGCTCGGAACCCGCATCTGGTTTACCGTACGTTTCGCCCTGCAAGCGGACGCAGCTCCGCCCGTGATGCCCCCGCTGACGTCGAACGATTTCGCCGGCCGTCGCGTCTGCCTCGTCGACGACAACCCGACGAACCGCAGCCTGCTCCAATACCATGTGTCGGCCTGGAACATGCACCACGAAAGCGCCGTGGATGCCCCCTCGGCACTGGCCCTCTTGCGCCAGGCCGCGGCCGACGGCACGCCGTTCGACCTCGCCATCATCGACATGCACATGCCCGACATCGGCGGACTTGAGCTCTGCCGGTTGATCAAAGACGATCCGTCGATTCGCTCGACACACCTGATCGTACTGACGGCGTTCGGTCAACGAGGAGACAGCATCGCGGCGAAGGAAGCCGGTGCGAGTGCTTACCTGCCCAAACCGGTTCGCGAACGCCAACTGGCCGACTGTATTCGCCTGATCCTCGGACGAACGGACACCGGCGAGAGTTCGACCCCGCTGATCACGCGGCATACCATGTCCGAGGCTCAGGCACAGGCAGCGCAACGACTGCTCGTCGTCGACGACAATCCGGTGAATCAAAAAGTCGCGTTGAAGATGCTGGAAAAACTCGGGTACCGCGTGGATGTGGCCGGCAACGGCATGGAAGCGCTCGCGGCCGTCTGCCGGCATCAATATCCATTGGTGTTTATGGACTGTCAGATGCCGGAGCTCGACGGGCTCGAAACGACTCGGTTGATCCGGTCTCAGGAACAGGCAGGCACGCATCTGCCGATCATCGCCATGACCGCCAATGCCATGGCAGGCGATCGTGAGAACTGCCTCAAGGCCGGCATGGACGATTTCATCAGCAAACCGATCGTCCCCGACCAATTACGAGAGATTTTGTCCCGATGGCTTCCATCGGCCAGGCTGACTCCCCCTCAGAAGTCCTTCGCACCTCCGGATACCGGTAACGCGGCATAG
- a CDS encoding PAS domain S-box protein encodes MHHLRSFQLRDMTACGAALRRLGTDATSLEQVADRLVRHLYRSLTMGHLREPACSLVRLFKTTPYSRLTPDLRALADARLGNTPPPPSLTCLTLLASAGAVPGWNDPARSSRFRVIPFDTLEAVERLPMFSQLFRQLGVSLPSLTQPGPSVLLDQHEQSFNVFHIPEAEGSPYVPGQEEFVRKYGIRSVLGFGAPLPDGELFSIILFSKDFIPESTATLFKPLALCAQIALAPYTTTAASHSHHTSMPKQAGDDPTPVHDAHLQTRIADLERLLAVHEQTVDEQADRMELIVQGSQMGTWDWEIPTGRVTFNERWASMLGYRLDEIEPHVRTWEQLVHPDDLHQVMATVSAHLRGETPTYSSEHRLRTKSGAWCWVFDSGRVVKRDAKGAPLRAAGIHLDISDRKALEAAQALAQCDLQAKQQALDEAQTQAHLGSWHWNIATGQEAWSEEQCRIFGHTPDQSLPTYATFLSALHPDDVERVQQAVDAALKYDSPYNVDCRIRRPDGEVRHINCRGVVQRDPDGRPVSMAGTVLDITDYKRAEFAWRDSETRMRSIFESAIEGIVVIDERGRIESANTALLNLLGYQAHELIGQNISLLMPSPYREHHNEYLANYLATGKRTIIGSGRDVPAVRKDGTRIDVHVSVSEMQIGTEKKYTGMLRDISERKRMEATLRESEERFRQLAEHIDAVFWLTSPDKSEVLYVSPAFETIWELPRDLLYVNPAFWLDHIHPEDRTRVATAAACQGHLPYDEEYRIVTPGGQVRWVRDRSFPIRNAQGDTYRIAGITADITAAKQMEAQTRSSELRHRALVELSPHAIFVNCEDKIVFANQACVRLLGAIAPSQLFGKTVLEFIHPESHSKVRQRIAKIRETNQPVPPTEDRFVGLAGSIIDVEVAAAPVMFEGKPAIQVIATDIRARKDLERALLATNLQLHTILASATNVSIVATNTEGTITTFNTGAEELLGYTAVEMIGQQSLILLHVPEEIERHAKELGDLYERPIHGVAALVENARRGGFDEREWTYQRKDGSRLTVLLTITALRDSDGVVTGFLAIGKDITSRKAAENALAQARDEALRAAQAKADFLATMSHEIRTPMNAIIGMTGLLLDTALTKEQHEFADSVRRSSDGLLTLLNDILDFSKIEAGKLHFEELPFDLRMTVEDTVELLAEQAQSKGLELIGLVDAAVPTAVVGDPGRLRQILVNLVGNAIKFTSAGEVFLHVTRETQDGVGLLRFTIKDTGIGIPEAVQGRLFSAFVQADSSTTRRFGGTGLGLAICQRLVSQMHGRIGVESHPGQGSTFWFTVQFPETTLATSPSPFSWSRLHGRRILLVDHCDTVRQAMRQELTSHGMTCTVAQSGPEAVELARTAAASRNPFDLALIELHLSDMDGFETAALLKQDPATAGIRLVILTTVGRRGDGQTARSIGIDAYLTKPLRQTQLLECLCLLLSPETAAGTPSNAEPPPLITRHTLSESQAGPKPRLLLAEDNPVNQKVACKMLEKLGYRVDVAGNGQEAVAAHERARYPLIFMDCQMPEVDGFEATALIRKMEGRSAHTPIVAMTANAMQGDRERCLAAGMDDYIAKPVRPKELQAVLDTWLGTDGAATGTNG; translated from the coding sequence ATGCACCATTTGCGATCGTTCCAGCTCCGGGACATGACCGCCTGCGGCGCGGCGTTGCGCCGGCTCGGCACAGATGCCACCAGCCTTGAGCAGGTCGCCGATCGCCTCGTTCGTCATCTCTACAGATCCTTGACCATGGGCCATCTCCGGGAGCCGGCCTGCAGCCTGGTCCGCCTCTTCAAGACGACACCCTATAGCCGGCTGACACCGGACCTTCGTGCACTGGCTGACGCTCGGCTCGGAAATACGCCCCCGCCCCCCTCTCTGACCTGCCTCACCCTGTTGGCCAGCGCTGGAGCGGTCCCCGGGTGGAATGACCCGGCGCGTTCGAGTCGCTTCCGCGTGATCCCGTTCGATACCCTGGAGGCCGTGGAACGGTTACCCATGTTCAGTCAACTCTTCCGGCAGCTGGGAGTCTCGCTCCCCTCGTTGACACAGCCGGGCCCGAGCGTGTTGCTGGACCAGCACGAACAATCGTTCAACGTCTTTCACATCCCCGAAGCCGAAGGAAGCCCCTACGTCCCGGGACAGGAAGAGTTCGTGCGCAAGTACGGGATCCGGTCGGTCTTGGGATTCGGCGCACCGCTGCCGGACGGTGAACTGTTTTCCATCATTCTCTTCAGCAAGGACTTTATCCCTGAAAGCACGGCAACCCTCTTCAAACCCCTCGCGCTGTGCGCGCAGATTGCACTGGCGCCCTATACCACGACGGCGGCCTCTCACTCGCACCACACCTCCATGCCCAAACAGGCCGGCGACGACCCAACGCCCGTCCACGACGCGCACCTGCAGACCAGGATCGCCGACCTCGAACGCCTTCTCGCCGTGCATGAACAGACCGTGGACGAGCAGGCCGACCGGATGGAGCTGATCGTGCAAGGTTCCCAAATGGGCACCTGGGACTGGGAAATCCCCACCGGGCGAGTGACCTTTAACGAACGATGGGCGAGTATGCTCGGCTACCGTCTCGACGAGATCGAGCCGCATGTCCGGACCTGGGAGCAATTGGTGCACCCGGATGACCTTCACCAGGTGATGGCGACGGTTTCTGCGCATCTTCGTGGAGAAACGCCCACCTATTCCAGCGAGCATCGCCTGCGAACCAAGTCCGGCGCCTGGTGCTGGGTCTTCGACAGCGGACGCGTGGTCAAGCGGGACGCTAAGGGTGCCCCCTTGCGGGCCGCCGGCATCCATCTCGACATTTCCGACCGTAAGGCACTCGAAGCGGCGCAGGCACTGGCACAATGCGATCTGCAAGCCAAGCAACAAGCTCTGGACGAAGCCCAAACGCAGGCTCACCTTGGTTCGTGGCACTGGAATATTGCGACCGGTCAGGAAGCCTGGTCCGAAGAGCAGTGCCGGATCTTCGGCCATACTCCAGACCAGAGCCTCCCGACCTATGCGACCTTCCTCTCCGCGCTGCATCCGGACGACGTCGAGCGCGTGCAGCAAGCGGTCGATGCGGCGCTGAAATACGACTCGCCCTACAACGTCGATTGCCGGATTCGACGCCCCGACGGCGAAGTCCGGCACATCAATTGCCGCGGAGTCGTCCAGCGCGATCCCGACGGACGACCGGTGAGTATGGCCGGAACCGTGCTGGACATCACCGACTACAAACGCGCCGAATTTGCCTGGCGAGACAGCGAAACCAGAATGCGTTCGATCTTCGAGAGCGCGATCGAAGGCATTGTGGTCATCGACGAACGCGGCCGGATCGAAAGCGCCAACACCGCCCTGCTGAATTTACTGGGATACCAGGCGCACGAACTGATCGGGCAGAACATTTCCCTACTCATGCCCTCTCCCTATCGTGAACACCACAATGAGTACCTGGCAAACTACCTGGCGACCGGGAAACGCACCATCATCGGCAGCGGCCGCGACGTGCCGGCTGTGCGCAAAGACGGGACTCGGATCGACGTGCATGTGTCGGTCAGCGAGATGCAGATCGGAACGGAGAAGAAGTATACGGGCATGCTTCGCGACATTTCCGAGCGGAAGCGCATGGAAGCGACCCTTCGGGAGAGTGAAGAGCGATTCCGGCAACTGGCTGAGCACATCGATGCCGTCTTCTGGCTCACCTCGCCGGATAAGAGCGAGGTCCTCTATGTCAGCCCCGCCTTTGAGACCATCTGGGAACTCCCTAGAGATCTACTCTATGTGAATCCGGCGTTCTGGCTCGATCACATCCATCCGGAAGACCGCACACGCGTTGCCACCGCGGCAGCCTGTCAGGGCCATCTCCCCTATGACGAGGAATATCGAATTGTCACGCCAGGCGGACAGGTGCGCTGGGTTCGAGATCGCAGCTTTCCAATTAGAAACGCCCAGGGGGATACCTATCGCATTGCGGGCATCACCGCGGACATCACCGCGGCCAAACAGATGGAGGCACAGACTCGTTCCAGTGAGCTGCGGCATCGCGCACTCGTAGAACTGTCGCCCCATGCCATCTTCGTGAATTGCGAAGACAAAATCGTGTTTGCCAATCAGGCCTGCGTGAGGTTACTGGGAGCGATCGCCCCGTCACAGCTGTTCGGCAAGACGGTTCTCGAGTTTATCCATCCGGAATCCCACTCCAAGGTACGACAGAGAATCGCGAAAATACGCGAGACGAATCAACCGGTCCCGCCCACCGAGGATCGGTTTGTCGGTCTCGCCGGCTCCATCATCGATGTCGAAGTGGCGGCAGCCCCGGTTATGTTCGAGGGGAAACCGGCCATCCAGGTCATTGCCACCGACATACGGGCTCGCAAAGACCTGGAACGGGCCCTGCTCGCCACCAACCTGCAACTGCACACCATCCTCGCCAGCGCGACCAATGTCTCCATCGTCGCCACCAACACCGAGGGGACGATCACGACCTTCAACACCGGCGCGGAAGAGTTGCTGGGGTATACCGCCGTCGAGATGATCGGACAACAGTCGCTCATATTGCTGCACGTGCCCGAGGAGATCGAGCGCCATGCCAAGGAGCTCGGCGACTTGTACGAGCGCCCGATTCATGGTGTTGCCGCCTTGGTCGAAAATGCCAGACGAGGCGGGTTCGATGAACGGGAATGGACGTACCAGCGAAAAGACGGCAGCCGGCTGACTGTCCTATTGACTATCACCGCACTCCGGGACAGTGACGGAGTCGTGACCGGATTCCTGGCGATTGGAAAAGACATCACCAGCCGAAAAGCCGCAGAAAATGCCCTCGCGCAGGCGCGGGATGAAGCCCTTCGAGCCGCCCAGGCCAAGGCCGACTTCCTCGCCACCATGAGCCATGAAATCCGCACCCCGATGAATGCCATCATCGGCATGACGGGTCTCCTGCTCGATACCGCCCTTACGAAAGAACAACATGAGTTTGCCGACTCGGTCCGCCGTTCGAGCGACGGCTTGCTGACGCTCCTCAACGACATTCTCGATTTCTCCAAAATCGAGGCGGGAAAACTTCATTTCGAAGAACTCCCGTTCGACCTCCGGATGACGGTGGAGGATACGGTGGAGCTGCTCGCGGAACAGGCGCAGAGCAAAGGCCTGGAGTTGATCGGGTTAGTCGATGCCGCCGTGCCGACCGCCGTCGTAGGCGATCCCGGCCGGCTCCGGCAGATTCTGGTCAATCTGGTCGGCAATGCCATCAAGTTTACCTCCGCGGGCGAAGTGTTCCTCCACGTGACGCGTGAGACTCAAGACGGCGTGGGCCTTCTGCGGTTTACCATCAAAGATACCGGGATCGGTATTCCAGAGGCAGTGCAGGGACGACTGTTTAGCGCCTTCGTGCAAGCCGACAGCTCCACCACCAGACGATTCGGCGGCACCGGACTAGGGCTCGCTATTTGCCAACGCCTCGTCAGCCAGATGCATGGCCGGATCGGGGTCGAAAGCCATCCCGGGCAGGGCAGCACGTTCTGGTTCACCGTGCAATTTCCGGAGACGACACTCGCCACTTCCCCGTCGCCCTTTTCCTGGAGCCGGCTGCATGGCCGGCGCATTCTCCTCGTGGACCATTGCGACACCGTCCGGCAAGCCATGCGCCAGGAGCTCACGTCGCATGGAATGACTTGCACGGTGGCACAGAGCGGTCCGGAGGCCGTGGAGTTAGCCCGTACGGCGGCGGCCAGTCGGAATCCCTTCGACCTGGCCCTCATCGAATTGCATCTCTCCGACATGGACGGATTCGAAACGGCCGCCTTGCTGAAACAAGACCCCGCAACCGCCGGCATACGCCTGGTCATCCTCACCACGGTCGGCCGGCGGGGCGACGGCCAGACTGCGCGATCCATCGGTATCGACGCCTATCTCACGAAACCGCTCCGTCAGACACAATTGCTCGAATGCCTGTGTCTCCTACTGTCCCCGGAAACCGCGGCCGGGACGCCGTCGAACGCCGAACCGCCGCCGTTGATCACACGACACACCCTGAGCGAATCCCAGGCAGGGCCGAAGCCTCGCCTGCTCCTGGCGGAAGATAATCCCGTGAACCAGAAAGTCGCCTGCAAGATGCTGGAGAAACTCGGCTACCGGGTCGATGTCGCGGGAAACGGACAGGAAGCCGTGGCCGCCCATGAGCGTGCCCGTTATCCGCTGATTTTTATGGACTGCCAGATGCCGGAAGTGGACGGGTTTGAAGCGACCGCACTGATCCGCAAAATGGAAGGCCGGTCGGCCCATACCCCGATCGTCGCCATGACGGCCAACGCCATGCAAGGCGACCGCGAACGCTGCCTGGCCGCCGGGATGGACGATTACATCGCCAAACCGGTCCGCCCCAAAGAGCTTCAGGCAGTACTCGACACCTGGCTCGGAACCGACGGCGCTGCAACCGGCACCAACGGCTAA